From the genome of Uranotaenia lowii strain MFRU-FL chromosome 1, ASM2978415v1, whole genome shotgun sequence, one region includes:
- the LOC129751875 gene encoding uncharacterized protein LOC129751875, which produces MYYSTPHSTTGKTPSELLYGRNIRTKLPCLDDIGSTPQYTDYRDKDQQMKLKGKENEDSRRHAVPSQIKIGDQVLMKNMLSGNKLSSTFNPERMIVTGKQGSRLTVQNAKTGKMYDRNTCHVKKTFPADFPTENQLNPNNDLAEATQPVPDIADDVAHQDSAELSDGHRSGHLSGNQTEVAYESLNSRPRRVIKAPARFAGYDMSD; this is translated from the exons ATGTATTATTCTACGCCTCATAGTACTACCGGAAAAACTCCAAGCGAACTTTTGTACGGTCGAAACATTAGAACGAAACTTCCATGTCTTGATGACATAGGATCTACTCCACAATATACCGATTATAGAGATAAAGACCagcaaatgaaattgaaaggaAAAGAAAACGAAGATAGTCGACGTCATGCAGTACCTTCTCAGATTAAAATTGGAGATCaagtattgatgaaaaatatgctTTCGGGCAATAAATTAAGTTCAACTTTTAATCCAGAGAGGATGATTGTAACCGGTAAACAAGGTTCAAGATTAACTGTTCAGAATGCCAAGACTGGTAAGATGTATGATCGGAACACCTGTCATGTTAAGAAAACTTTCCCAGCTGATTTTCCGactgaaaatcaattgaatccaaataacG ATCTAGCAGAGGCAACACAACCGGTTCCCGATATCGCTGACGATGTAGCTCATCAAGATAGCGCTGAGTTGTCAGATGGTCATCGTTCTGGACATCTCAGTGGAAACCAAACCGAGGTTGCTTATGAATCTTTGAACTCGAGACCTCGTCGTGTTATTAAGGCTCCTGCCAGATTCGCAGGTTATGACATGAGTGAttaa